A window of the Streptomyces sp. NBC_01351 genome harbors these coding sequences:
- a CDS encoding PIG-L family deacetylase, with protein sequence MPITRRRFAALLTVITAGTTGVLAVASAQQTSAEGTWPLRPAAALPASVTAGSVVQVVAHPDDDLFFMNPDLSRSLLSGTPVATVYLTSGEADGINRATGGAAKDPEQPSDRAHYAEARQNGIRSAYAQMATGDRTSAWRRTVMSTAGGGQAELDVLIAKPHVNLVWLQLREARTTGGDNPDSLRGLWNGRIPALASQLTSGTPVKQHFTYSKDQLIQAISGVLERYRPTTIRMQDPTPGRYDHSGKYTDHQDHMYAARFAQAGAAAYAERVKNRPHFSVQNYLGYHNGTLPHTLDPQTAETKTGFLKTYAWHDGQNYCGSPSGCGDRKVAGNPTGRNWAQSLRYSRGDHSTWMIEGTPGRLWAFATLDGQTAYWTRSPGGAWAGPALLPGTGIDPGASTVRFADGRVAVLATRTTLGRIPAEYRREVVYAVQSAPDGPFGPWQSLGTPEGPDEQSTSAISSPSGAVDADGRITVYLRDSRRSLRATTQQPDGGFSEWHRVGGEDLQSDPVAVVDSAGRRHVYATTTKSVAAWIQPTPGAPLQGPLETGLPATTVPLTATPDGAGVRLYFRRPDSGVVRTAVVTAAPGKPQVSSVAEAGGRSGYGAVGVAGRLVSGRANTGTISTTGLGGPPAWTESAVLYAGAPGAVLELSGTTTAVLGLDAELHITTVPRTPTSPIWHHAVR encoded by the coding sequence ATGCCCATCACCCGTCGCCGCTTCGCGGCCCTGCTCACGGTCATCACCGCGGGCACCACCGGCGTGCTCGCCGTGGCCTCCGCCCAGCAGACCTCCGCCGAGGGCACGTGGCCCCTGCGCCCGGCGGCCGCGCTGCCCGCGAGCGTCACCGCCGGGTCGGTCGTCCAGGTCGTCGCCCATCCCGACGACGACCTCTTCTTCATGAACCCCGACCTCAGCCGCTCGCTGCTCTCCGGCACCCCGGTCGCGACCGTGTACCTGACCTCCGGCGAGGCCGACGGCATAAACCGCGCCACCGGCGGCGCCGCCAAGGACCCGGAGCAGCCCTCCGACCGCGCCCACTACGCGGAGGCCCGGCAGAACGGCATACGTTCCGCCTACGCGCAGATGGCCACCGGCGACCGCACCAGCGCCTGGCGCCGTACGGTCATGTCCACGGCCGGCGGCGGACAGGCCGAGCTCGACGTCCTCATCGCGAAGCCGCACGTCAACCTGGTCTGGCTGCAGCTGCGCGAGGCCCGCACCACCGGCGGGGACAACCCCGACAGCCTGCGCGGCCTGTGGAACGGGCGGATACCGGCGCTGGCGTCCCAGCTCACTTCCGGAACCCCGGTCAAGCAGCACTTCACGTACAGCAAGGACCAGCTGATACAGGCGATATCCGGGGTCCTGGAGCGGTACCGGCCGACGACGATACGCATGCAGGACCCGACGCCCGGCCGGTACGACCACAGCGGCAAGTACACCGACCACCAGGACCACATGTACGCCGCCCGCTTCGCGCAGGCCGGCGCGGCCGCCTACGCGGAGCGGGTCAAGAACCGTCCGCACTTCTCCGTGCAGAACTACCTCGGCTACCACAACGGCACCCTCCCGCACACGCTGGACCCGCAGACCGCCGAGACGAAGACCGGCTTCCTCAAGACCTACGCCTGGCACGACGGCCAGAACTACTGCGGCAGCCCCTCCGGCTGCGGCGACCGCAAGGTCGCCGGCAACCCGACCGGGCGCAACTGGGCCCAGTCCCTGCGCTACAGCCGCGGCGACCACAGCACCTGGATGATCGAGGGCACGCCCGGCCGGCTCTGGGCGTTCGCCACCCTCGACGGGCAGACCGCGTACTGGACCCGGTCCCCCGGCGGTGCCTGGGCGGGCCCGGCGCTCCTCCCCGGCACGGGCATCGACCCGGGCGCGAGCACCGTCCGCTTCGCCGACGGCCGCGTCGCGGTCCTCGCCACCCGCACCACCCTCGGCCGGATACCCGCCGAGTACCGGCGCGAGGTCGTGTACGCCGTCCAGTCCGCGCCCGACGGCCCGTTCGGGCCCTGGCAGTCGCTGGGCACCCCCGAGGGCCCCGACGAGCAGAGCACCTCGGCGATCAGCTCCCCCTCGGGCGCCGTCGACGCGGACGGCCGCATCACCGTCTACCTCCGCGACTCCCGCCGCAGCCTGCGCGCCACCACCCAGCAGCCGGACGGCGGCTTCTCCGAATGGCACCGCGTGGGCGGCGAGGACCTGCAGAGCGACCCGGTCGCGGTGGTCGACTCCGCCGGGCGGCGCCACGTGTACGCCACCACCACGAAGTCGGTCGCGGCCTGGATCCAGCCCACCCCGGGCGCCCCGCTGCAGGGCCCCCTCGAAACGGGCCTGCCGGCCACGACGGTCCCCCTGACGGCGACCCCGGACGGCGCGGGCGTCCGCCTGTACTTCCGCCGCCCGGACTCGGGTGTCGTCCGCACGGCCGTGGTCACGGCGGCCCCCGGCAAGCCCCAGGTCTCCAGCGTCGCGGAGGCCGGCGGCCGGTCCGGCTACGGCGCGGTCGGCGTCGCGGGCCGCCTCGTCTCGGGCCGCGCGAACACCGGCACCATCAGCACCACGGGCCTCGGCGGCCCGCCCGCCTGGACCGAATCCGCCGTCCTCTACGCGGGCGCCCCGGGCGCGGTCCTCGAACTCTCCGGCACCACGACGGCGGTCCTCGGCCTCGACGCGGAACTCCACATCACCACGGTCCCCCGCACCCCGACCTCCCCGATCTGGCACCACGCGGTCCGCTGA